The window TTGGGGAAGAGCGGCGGCGCAATTCTTTTTCTGTAAATTTGTTGAGCATCAAACTGAGGGCTAGGTTTGGCATTCCATGTTGAGGTAAACTTTTCCGGTTTCCCAGACTTCACTGGTTGCCTGGAGCAGGGCCGAGACGAGTCGGAGCAACGAGGGTTCATTGGGAAAGAGACTGGCGACCCGGGTGCGGCGTTTGAGTTCCTGGTTGACCCGCTCGAGCGCGTTGGAGGTGCGCAGGCGTTTTTGATGTGC of the Verrucomicrobiota bacterium genome contains:
- a CDS encoding transposase; the encoded protein is AHQKRLRTSNALERVNQELKRRTRVASLFPNEPSLLRLVSALLQATSEVWETGKVYLNMECQT